From the genome of Fusobacterium varium, one region includes:
- the plsX gene encoding Phosphate acyltransferase, whose amino-acid sequence MRIALDAMGGDNAPVETIKGAVAALSEIEKLQLVLVGKKEVIEAELSKYKYSKERIEIVDTREVIEMTDDPVTAVKTKKDSSMNKTLELAKEGIVDASVSAGNTGALITASQLKLKRIKGVLRPAIATMFPNKKGHMLMLDVGATADCKPEFLNQYAMMGAKYVEILLGRKEPKVGLLNIGTEEGKGNEITRGAYDLLKENKTINFVGNVESTEVMNGEIDVVVTDGFTGNMVLKTAEGIAKFVLSIIKTEIKKSIIYMLGALLLRPALKMIKLKMDSSEYGGAIFLGLNGLSIKAHGNSDSNGIKNAIKVANRFAEINFVEELKKVIDIDKEETN is encoded by the coding sequence ATGAGAATAGCTTTAGATGCTATGGGTGGAGATAATGCCCCAGTAGAAACAATAAAGGGTGCAGTAGCCGCTTTAAGTGAAATAGAAAAGTTACAACTTGTATTAGTTGGAAAAAAAGAGGTAATTGAAGCTGAACTTTCTAAATATAAGTATTCTAAAGAGAGAATAGAAATAGTTGATACAAGAGAAGTAATAGAAATGACTGATGATCCTGTAACAGCAGTGAAAACTAAAAAAGACTCTTCTATGAACAAAACTCTTGAACTTGCAAAAGAAGGAATTGTAGATGCCTCTGTTTCAGCAGGTAACACAGGTGCTTTAATTACAGCAAGTCAGCTTAAATTAAAAAGAATAAAAGGAGTGTTGAGACCAGCTATTGCAACTATGTTCCCTAATAAAAAAGGACATATGTTAATGCTTGATGTAGGAGCTACAGCTGATTGTAAACCTGAATTTCTTAATCAATATGCTATGATGGGAGCTAAATATGTAGAAATTCTTTTGGGAAGAAAAGAACCTAAGGTAGGGCTTCTGAATATAGGAACGGAAGAAGGAAAAGGTAATGAGATAACTAGAGGAGCATACGATCTTTTAAAAGAAAATAAAACGATAAATTTTGTTGGAAATGTTGAAAGTACAGAAGTAATGAATGGTGAAATAGATGTTGTTGTAACAGATGGTTTTACTGGAAATATGGTCTTAAAGACAGCAGAAGGAATTGCAAAGTTTGTACTGAGCATAATAAAAACAGAAATAAAGAAGAGTATTATTTATATGTTAGGGGCTCTTCTACTTCGTCCAGCTTTAAAAATGATAAAATTAAAGATGGATTCTTCTGAATATGGAGGAGCAATATTTTTAGGACTTAATGGACTTTCTATAAAAGCGCATGGGAATTCAGATTCAAATGGAATAAAAAATGCAATAAAAGTTGCGAACAGATTTGCTGAAATAAATTTTGTAGAAGAATTGAAGAAAGTTATAGATATTGATAAAGAAGAAACAAATTAG
- the fabH gene encoding 3-oxoacyl-[acyl-carrier-protein] synthase 3 — translation MEFKSVGIKGMGYYVPEKIMSNFDFEKILDTSDEWIRTMTGVEERRFAAPEEATSDLCIKAAEKALKVAGMTIDDIDMIIVATVTPDYPVQSTACLVQHKMGARNVPSFDVNAACSGFIYSLTIAGSMIRSGIYKNVLVIGAEVLSRILDMTNRSNCILFGDGAAAAVVSEVEEGYGMLSTYLGAKGEDDYILKIPAGGSKKPNDAETIANRENFLVMKGSEVFKFAVHALPSATNKALKIANVKSEELKMIFPHQANVRIIESAAKRIHVPMEKFYMNIQRYGNTSAASVGIALGEALEKGMLEKGDLIALTGFGAGLTYGSIVMKWAY, via the coding sequence ATGGAATTTAAAAGTGTAGGAATCAAAGGAATGGGATATTATGTTCCAGAAAAAATTATGTCTAACTTTGATTTTGAAAAAATATTAGATACTAGTGATGAGTGGATAAGAACAATGACAGGAGTAGAAGAGAGAAGATTTGCAGCTCCTGAAGAGGCAACTTCTGATCTTTGTATAAAAGCAGCAGAAAAAGCATTGAAAGTAGCAGGAATGACTATTGATGATATAGATATGATAATTGTAGCTACAGTTACTCCAGACTATCCTGTTCAAAGTACTGCCTGCTTAGTACAACATAAAATGGGAGCAAGAAATGTTCCGTCTTTTGATGTAAATGCTGCATGTAGTGGTTTTATATATTCTCTTACAATAGCAGGATCTATGATAAGAAGTGGTATATATAAAAATGTTTTAGTAATTGGAGCAGAAGTTCTTTCGAGAATACTTGATATGACTAATAGAAGCAACTGTATTCTTTTTGGAGATGGTGCAGCAGCAGCAGTAGTATCTGAAGTAGAAGAAGGATATGGAATGCTTTCTACATATTTAGGTGCAAAAGGAGAAGATGACTATATTCTAAAAATACCAGCAGGAGGAAGCAAAAAACCTAATGATGCAGAAACAATAGCAAATAGAGAAAACTTCCTTGTAATGAAAGGGTCAGAAGTTTTTAAATTTGCTGTACATGCTCTTCCTTCAGCAACAAATAAAGCCTTAAAAATAGCAAATGTTAAATCTGAAGAATTGAAAATGATATTTCCACATCAAGCTAATGTAAGAATAATAGAATCAGCAGCTAAAAGAATTCATGTTCCTATGGAGAAATTCTACATGAATATTCAAAGATATGGAAATACTTCTGCAGCTTCTGTAGGAATTGCTTTAGGTGAAGCACTTGAAAAAGGAATGCTTGAAAAAGGAGATTTAATTGCTCTTACAGGATTCGGTGCTGGACTTACTTATGGGTCAATTGTTATGAAATGGGCTTATTAA
- the fabD gene encoding Malonyl CoA-acyl carrier protein transacylase codes for MSKIAFVFPGQGTQYVGMGKELYENSELARKEFDSLFSKLDFDLKTIMFEGPEEALKETKNTQPAIVSMSLILTKLLEAKGVKPDYVAGHSVGEYAAFGAAGYLTTEDTVKLTSARGKFMNDTAIKVNGGMAAIIGLDSEKIKEVLKNVEGIVEAVNFNEPNQTVIAGQKDAIERACVALKEAGARRAMPLAVSGPFHSSLMKEAGEKLKEEAEKYTFQMTDIKLVANTTGEVLNSIEDIKNEIYTQSFGPVKWVDTIKKLKSEGVTKIYEIGPGKVLAGLVKKIDKEIEIKNVEKLEDLENLM; via the coding sequence ATGTCAAAAATTGCTTTTGTATTTCCAGGACAAGGAACACAATATGTTGGAATGGGAAAAGAACTTTATGAGAACAGTGAACTGGCAAGAAAAGAATTTGACAGTCTGTTTTCAAAGCTTGATTTTGATCTTAAAACAATAATGTTTGAAGGACCAGAAGAAGCATTGAAAGAAACAAAAAATACTCAACCGGCTATCGTTTCTATGAGCCTTATACTTACAAAATTATTAGAAGCTAAAGGGGTAAAACCTGATTATGTTGCAGGACATTCAGTAGGAGAATACGCAGCTTTTGGAGCAGCAGGGTACTTAACTACAGAAGATACAGTGAAACTTACAAGTGCAAGAGGAAAATTTATGAATGATACAGCTATAAAAGTAAATGGTGGAATGGCTGCAATCATTGGACTTGACTCAGAAAAAATAAAAGAAGTTTTAAAAAATGTTGAAGGAATAGTAGAAGCAGTAAACTTTAATGAACCAAATCAGACAGTAATAGCAGGGCAAAAAGATGCTATTGAAAGAGCATGTGTAGCTTTAAAGGAAGCTGGAGCAAGAAGAGCAATGCCATTGGCTGTTTCGGGACCTTTTCATTCTTCTTTGATGAAAGAGGCTGGAGAAAAATTGAAGGAAGAAGCAGAAAAATATACTTTCCAAATGACAGATATAAAACTTGTAGCTAATACTACAGGAGAGGTTTTGAATAGTATTGAAGATATAAAAAATGAGATATATACTCAAAGTTTTGGACCAGTTAAATGGGTAGATACTATAAAAAAATTAAAATCTGAGGGAGTAACAAAAATTTATGAAATAGGTCCAGGTAAAGTATTGGCTGGACTTGTAAAGAAAATCGACAAGGAAATAGAAATAAAAAATGTAGAAAAACTTGAAGATTTGGAAAATTTAATGTAA
- the acpP gene encoding Acyl carrier protein: MLDKIREIVVEQLGVDAEQVTPEANFVEDLGADSLDTVELIMAFEEEFDVEIPDTDAEKIKTVQDVMDYIESKK; encoded by the coding sequence ATGTTAGATAAAATAAGAGAAATTGTAGTAGAACAATTAGGGGTTGACGCTGAACAAGTTACTCCAGAGGCTAATTTTGTAGAAGATTTAGGAGCAGATTCACTAGATACAGTTGAATTAATAATGGCTTTTGAAGAAGAATTTGATGTAGAAATTCCTGATACAGATGCTGAGAAAATTAAAACTGTACAAGATGTTATGGATTACATTGAGTCAAAAAAATAA
- the fabF gene encoding 3-oxoacyl-[acyl-carrier-protein] synthase 2, which translates to MKRVVVTGLGLITALGTGLEKSWKKILAGETGVGLIETYDTTDMPVKIAAEVKDFDPLEFGIEKKEVKKLARNTQFAIAATKMALEDSGLVIDENNCEDIGVIVSSGIGGIEIFEGQHQTMLEKGVKRISPFTIPGMISNMAAGNIGIYFGAKGPNKSIVTACAAGTHSVGDAFEMIKSGRAKAMIAGGTEASITPFAMNAFANMKALSTRNDEPEKASRPFSADRDGFVMGEGAGILILEELESAKARGAKIYAEVVGYGETCDAYHITAPADGGEGAARAFKMALKEGNINLNDVDYINAHGTSTPANDKNETMAIKSVFGERAKELLVSSTKGATGHGLGAAGGIEAVLIANTIFTGIVPPTINYDNPDEVCDLNYVPNKPVERTVEVAMSSSLGFGGHNAVIAMRKYK; encoded by the coding sequence GTGAAAAGAGTAGTAGTTACAGGACTTGGATTAATAACTGCACTGGGGACTGGGTTGGAAAAAAGCTGGAAAAAAATATTAGCAGGAGAAACTGGGGTAGGACTTATAGAAACATATGACACTACAGATATGCCTGTAAAAATAGCAGCTGAAGTAAAGGACTTTGATCCTTTAGAATTTGGAATTGAAAAGAAAGAGGTTAAAAAATTAGCAAGGAATACTCAATTTGCTATTGCTGCAACTAAAATGGCATTAGAAGATTCAGGACTTGTTATAGATGAAAATAATTGTGAGGATATAGGAGTAATTGTTTCTTCTGGTATTGGAGGAATAGAAATATTTGAAGGACAACATCAAACTATGTTGGAAAAAGGAGTAAAAAGAATATCTCCATTTACTATACCAGGAATGATATCTAATATGGCAGCTGGAAATATAGGAATATATTTTGGAGCAAAAGGACCAAATAAGTCTATAGTAACAGCTTGTGCAGCTGGAACTCATTCAGTTGGAGATGCTTTTGAAATGATAAAATCAGGAAGAGCGAAAGCAATGATAGCAGGAGGAACAGAAGCTTCAATAACACCATTTGCAATGAATGCTTTTGCTAATATGAAGGCTCTATCTACTAGAAATGATGAACCAGAAAAAGCTTCAAGACCATTTTCGGCAGATAGAGATGGGTTTGTAATGGGAGAAGGAGCTGGAATCCTTATTCTTGAAGAATTAGAGTCTGCTAAAGCAAGAGGAGCTAAGATTTATGCTGAAGTGGTAGGATATGGAGAAACTTGTGATGCGTATCATATAACTGCACCAGCTGATGGAGGAGAAGGAGCTGCAAGAGCTTTTAAAATGGCATTAAAGGAAGGAAATATCAATCTAAATGATGTTGACTATATAAATGCTCATGGAACTTCTACACCTGCAAATGATAAAAATGAAACTATGGCAATAAAATCTGTTTTTGGAGAAAGAGCTAAAGAACTTTTAGTTTCTTCTACTAAGGGAGCAACAGGACATGGATTGGGAGCTGCTGGAGGAATAGAAGCTGTATTGATAGCTAATACTATTTTTACAGGAATAGTACCACCTACTATAAACTATGATAACCCTGATGAGGTTTGTGATCTTAACTATGTACCAAATAAACCAGTAGAAAGAACTGTAGAAGTAGCAATGTCAAGTTCTCTTGGATTTGGTGGGCATAATGCTGTAATTGCAATGAGAAAATATAAGTAA
- the rnc gene encoding Ribonuclease 3 — MKKNYLELEGNLGYSFNNKELLKNSLIHRSFGNEHWRYKKISNERLELLGDAVLDLVVTEYLYKSHESSTEGDLAKIKSMVVSEPVLASISKKMDVGKYLLLSKGEEMTGGRERSSILGDAFEAILGAIYLDSDFETAKKYALSHIKDSIDHVDKNEDILDFKTILQEYSQREYKIIPSYEVIRETGPDHQKVFEIEVRIGERTGRGTGKNKKSAEQSAAKELCKKLGVKTHEAL, encoded by the coding sequence TTGAAAAAGAATTATTTAGAGCTTGAAGGAAACTTAGGTTATTCTTTTAATAATAAAGAGCTTTTAAAAAATTCACTTATCCATAGATCTTTTGGAAATGAACACTGGAGATATAAAAAAATAAGCAACGAAAGACTAGAACTGCTTGGAGATGCAGTTCTAGATCTTGTTGTTACTGAATATCTATACAAAAGCCATGAAAGTTCAACAGAAGGAGATTTAGCAAAAATAAAATCTATGGTTGTAAGTGAACCTGTATTGGCATCTATTTCTAAAAAAATGGATGTTGGTAAATATCTTCTTTTAAGTAAAGGAGAAGAAATGACAGGAGGAAGAGAGAGAAGTTCTATATTAGGTGATGCATTTGAAGCAATATTAGGTGCAATATATCTTGATTCAGATTTTGAAACAGCAAAGAAATATGCTTTGAGTCATATAAAAGACTCAATAGACCACGTGGATAAAAATGAAGATATATTAGATTTTAAAACTATACTGCAAGAATATAGTCAAAGAGAGTATAAAATAATACCATCTTATGAAGTAATAAGAGAAACAGGACCTGATCATCAAAAAGTATTTGAAATAGAAGTAAGAATTGGTGAAAGAACAGGAAGAGGAACAGGAAAAAATAAAAAAAGTGCAGAACAATCAGCAGCTAAAGAGTTATGTAAAAAGTTAGGAGTAAAAACACATGAAGCATTATAA